Proteins encoded by one window of Myxocyprinus asiaticus isolate MX2 ecotype Aquarium Trade chromosome 35, UBuf_Myxa_2, whole genome shotgun sequence:
- the LOC127426177 gene encoding uncharacterized protein LOC127426177 isoform X6, protein MEALEEKKEGSVNMETEEVAPEAPVEPPTEVVDANTEANKEPTASAEIQDIQNHVTDNNKEEAVTETQGESAKVTEGETDPHRQVTDNPSCDWLEPLEEDCDEADAQSGDQDGTESLAGSELRGGRSGGFKPRRRPQCEADEGWEDCPSLGEGWKRKQVFRRSGTSEGRSDTYYTSPCGHKVRSRVELLRYVDPSLDLTNFDFKTGKILDDAVPKRGRRRKVESSLLYFGGSAEVPNKLMDAGGWASSPGSSANLSAFQREGPYVKPKVENSTTVTDTTVPSFTTPPNISLTEIPAKPTAPLLGGSDGLVNGSVGTSKPFLSVCVKCNKTITFEEGQTMCQNCRLEVNIPIEKGRKPYKKWVPCGRCRGCQVMVDCGKCVSCRNGKLRLRLNIRSRKIVKCRKRKCLHPIRRDKSGKVNPQTSGGQFSNTFGSISTASSIQKFQPSVADFEESQSSLAQYSDSEDVSLFLGGNDGDYGYEMVAGKLRRRSCGKCRGCVRRTDCGTCDFCMDKPKFGGRNKKRQKCRLRQCEREAMKHLLPMDENQSEMLIPEERGRPRPRYTYSRGRPRNRRLWDFEVSDNEAERYETPNPFSGSAQMVKRDRLLIPNYNGKAYSYSDIPNSYMLNNIPLYSFQNVEISHQLHVGRVEMIKENGLQGSGINSRGLLSVRPGIQQDFLSAARCESVPFPPSYGFGAAEQDVESSPSITQIFSMADSDPATKGIDIDHELMQLLRSLRSTVLPVLWYCVVMEGPRLQLMQCSKRSTMADTIVHIEPNFYYHISVQEQPLLPTHKLYDSHPPRLTTTTEVIALLEDLEKHAVCQGFAKKCSTPGPEPVLPERAATCDFLILPEAECCPKCSTLQQG, encoded by the exons ATGGAAG CTCTAGAGGAGAAAAAAGAGGGCTCTGTAAATATGGAGACCGAGGAAGTAGCACCTGAGGCACCTGTAGAACCACCAACCGAAGTGGTAGATGCAAATACTGAGGCAAACAAAGAGCCCACGGCAAGCGCAGAAATTCAGGACATTCAGAACCATGTCACGGACAACAATAAAGAGGAAGCCGTAACTGAGACGCAAGGTGAGTCTGCCAAAGTCACGGAAGGGGAGACAGACCCTCACAGACAAGTCACGGACAATCCTTCTTGTGACTGGTTGGAGCCACTTGAAGAAGACTGTGATGAAGCTGATGCTCAGAGCGGCGACCAGGATGGAACAGAGAGCCTTGCAGGGAGCGAGCTGAGAGGGGGCAGAAGCGGCGG ATTTAAACCTCGTAGGAGACCGCAGTGCGAGGCTGATGAAGGCTGGGAAGATTGCCCTTCATTAGGTGAAGGATGGAAACGCAAACAGGTTTTCCGTAGATCAGGCACAAGTGAAGGACGCAGTGACACGTACTATACAAG tCCTTGCGGTCATAAAGTGAGAAGTAGGGTTGAGCTTCTGAGATATGTTGATCCTTCCCTCGACctcacaaactttgatttcaaGACGGGCAAGATCCTTGATGATGCAGTTCCAAAAAGAGGAAGG AGGAGGAAAGTGGAATCTTCCCTGCTATACTTTGGAGGCTCCGCTGAAGTGCCAAATAAATTAATGGATGCAGGGGGCTGGGCCAGTAGTCCAGGATCTTCAGCAAATCTCAGTGCCTTCCAGAGAGAAGGCCCATATGTGAAGCCGAAGGTGGAGAATTCCACAACCGTGACAGATACAACTGTTCCAAGCTTTACCACTCCTCCTAAtattagtctgactgaaattccAGCAAAGCCAACTGCTCCTCTCTTGGGGGGTTCTGACGGGCTTGTGAATGGCAGTGTTGGAACTTCAAAACCTTTCCTGAG TGTCTGCGTGAAATGTAATAAAACTATTACATTTGAAGAGGGACAAACTATGTGCCAGAACTGCAGGCTTGAGGTTAACATAC CAATAGAGAAAGGCAGGAAACCCTACAaaaag TGGGTGCCATGTGGCCGGTGCCGGGGTTGCCAAGTCATGGTGGACTGTGGAAAATGTGTCAGCTGCAGAAATGGCAAGCTTCGGCTTCGACTGAATATCCGCTCCCGGAAAATCGTTAAATGTCGCAAAAGAAAGTGTTTACACCCCATCCGTAGGGACAAGAGTGGAAAG GTTAATCCACAGACATCAGGAGgacagttttcaaacacatttggatCCATCAGCACAGCTTCAAGCATTCAAAAA tttcagcCCTCAGTCGCAGATTTTGAGGAATCACAG AGCTCCTTGGCACAGTACAGTGACTCAGAGGATGTGTCTCTGTTCCTTGGCGGTAATGATGGTGACTATGGCTATGAG ATGGTTGCAGGAAAGTTACGTCGCCGGTCCTGTGGGAAATGTAGAGGTTGCGTTCGGCGTACGGACTGTGGAACTTGCGATTTTTGCATGGATAAACCCAAGTTTGGaggcagaaataaaaaaagacagaaatgccGTCTACGGCAGTGTGAAAGAGAGGCTATG AAGCATTTGCTGCCCATGGATGAGAATCAGTCAGAAATGCTTATTCCAGAGGAACGTGGCAGGCCAAGGCCACGTTATACATATTCACGTGGTAGACCCAGGAATAGAAGATTGTGGGATTTCGAGGTCTCGGATAATGAGGCTGAACGTTATGAGACCCCAAATCCTTTCTCAGGTTCTGCACAGATGGTGAAAAGGGACAGGCTCCTCATCCCCAATTATAATGGAAAG GCTTACAGTTATTCTGACATTCCAAACAGTTATATGCTTAACAACATCCCACTCTACAGCTTCCAAAATGTTGAG ATCAGCCACCAGCTGCACGTAGGAAGGGTGGAAATGATCAAAGAAAATGGGCTTCAAGGCAGTGGCATCAATAGCAGAGGCCTTCTGTCTGTT AGACCAGGAATTCAGCAAGATTTTCTTTCTGCAGCAAGATGTGAGAGTGTGCCATTTCCCCCAAGCTATGGATTTGGTGCTGCTGAACAGGATGTTGAATCTTCCCCATCG ATCACCCAGATATTCAGTATGGCTGACAGTGACCCTGCAACCAAAGGCATTGACATTGATCATGAGCTGATGCAGCTGCTGAGGTCTCTTCGTAGCACAGTACTTCCTGTCCTCTGGTACTGCGTTGTGATGGAGGGTCCAAGGTTGCAGTTAATGCAGTGCTCCAAGCGCTCCACTATGGCAGACACCATTGTTCATATTGAGCCCAACTTCTACTACCACATCAGCGTCCAGGAACAGCCCCTCTTGCCCACCCACAAACTCTACGACAGCCACCCTCCTCGTCTCACCACAACAACAGAGGTTATTGCCCTCCTTGAGGACCTGGAAAAGCATGCTGTCTGCCAGGGCTTTGCGAAGAAATGTTCTACACCTGGACCAGAGCCGGTTCTTCCTGAGCGGGCGGCCACCTGCGACTTCCTCATTTTACCAGAGGCAGAATGCTGTCCAAAATGCTCAACTCTGCAACAGGGTTAG